One genomic region from Candidatus Gastranaerophilales bacterium encodes:
- a CDS encoding POTRA domain-containing protein, which produces MFRKKYIILIYLAAFFYLLGSSNFCYAEGISPTTLNPAVLGKESINILQENEYSQADTALNILHGQLKFERELKNSDFSLSAIKEGPDKSFSLNKIVLKGNTKLGSQRFKKLFKQYEEKEITITDLKEICDKITRYYHSKGYITSQAKLLAQKVDDGIVEITVEEGKYSEISIRGNKWAKEQYLNNILNTYNIKEGGVLNVYDLQTAMEEIKNKKYITGNIIIERTPDNSLNNIVLDVKDRLPLNLDANFNNLGTDLTGMERTFVKATYENVTGRGDSLSLGAILGKGNLGGLVGYSIPINKKGTTLNLGYSAFNTKYGGISARKIDKRGFWSSSFVTSTGLPFLGATQLEQGADGQFLKFNLGLNRLQVMPKRSMLLLSVNGQFTSDELMTPEKAALGGMNMRGYETASILGDKGVYGTIEYRTPVPGLRKICPEKLKKYEEGIKLGFFYDYGITSNVNGIKNVANSKDTNFLQSVGMGIHIPVGKLLMANFDFGIPIGNPGLVNQGARFTFSLTSSLQDMWKWKEPDIDKVVEVKRTDKKRIQ; this is translated from the coding sequence ATGTTTAGAAAAAAATACATAATTTTAATATATTTGGCAGCGTTTTTTTATTTGCTTGGCAGTTCTAATTTTTGTTATGCGGAAGGAATATCTCCAACAACATTAAACCCTGCAGTGTTGGGAAAGGAAAGTATAAATATCTTACAAGAAAATGAGTACTCACAAGCTGATACAGCCTTGAATATTCTCCATGGACAGCTTAAATTTGAAAGAGAATTAAAAAACTCTGATTTTTCTTTATCGGCAATAAAAGAAGGTCCTGACAAATCTTTTTCCCTTAACAAAATAGTTTTAAAAGGAAATACGAAACTCGGAAGTCAAAGATTTAAAAAACTATTCAAGCAGTATGAAGAGAAAGAAATTACCATAACTGATTTGAAAGAAATTTGTGATAAAATAACCCGATATTATCACTCAAAAGGCTACATAACCTCTCAAGCAAAGCTTTTAGCACAAAAAGTAGATGACGGAATAGTTGAAATCACAGTGGAAGAAGGAAAATATTCAGAGATTAGTATTCGCGGCAACAAATGGGCAAAAGAACAATATTTAAATAACATTCTAAATACTTATAATATTAAAGAGGGTGGTGTGTTAAATGTATATGACCTTCAAACAGCAATGGAAGAAATTAAAAATAAAAAATATATAACAGGGAATATTATTATTGAAAGAACTCCTGATAACAGTCTAAATAACATTGTATTGGATGTGAAAGATAGATTACCTTTAAATTTAGATGCGAATTTTAATAACCTCGGTACTGACCTTACAGGAATGGAAAGAACATTTGTAAAAGCAACTTATGAAAATGTAACAGGACGAGGTGACAGTTTAAGCTTAGGCGCAATTTTAGGAAAAGGCAATTTAGGTGGTTTAGTCGGATATAGTATCCCTATAAACAAAAAAGGAACGACCTTAAACCTTGGTTATTCCGCATTCAACACAAAATACGGCGGAATTTCTGCCAGAAAAATAGATAAACGGGGGTTTTGGAGTTCCAGTTTTGTAACAAGTACAGGGCTTCCCTTTTTAGGTGCCACACAGTTAGAACAAGGTGCGGACGGGCAGTTTTTAAAATTCAACCTTGGTTTAAACAGATTACAGGTTATGCCTAAACGTTCGATGTTATTACTTAGCGTGAACGGACAATTTACGTCTGATGAATTAATGACGCCGGAAAAAGCAGCACTTGGAGGGATGAACATGAGAGGGTACGAAACGGCTTCTATACTGGGAGATAAAGGAGTTTACGGAACTATTGAGTATAGAACACCTGTACCCGGCTTGAGAAAAATTTGTCCTGAAAAACTTAAAAAATATGAAGAAGGCATAAAATTAGGCTTTTTCTACGATTATGGGATTACAAGTAATGTCAATGGGATTAAAAATGTAGCAAACTCTAAGGACACAAACTTTTTGCAAAGTGTCGGCATGGGTATTCATATCCCTGTAGGTAAGTTGTTAATGGCAAACTTTGATTTTGGAATTCCGATAGGAAATCCCGGTCTTGTTAATCAGGGAGCCAGATTTACATTTTCGTTAACTTCCTCCCTGCAAGATATGTGGAAGTGGAAAGAACCTGATATAGACAAAGTTGTGGAAGTTAAACGAACGGATAAAAAAAGAATCCAATAG
- a CDS encoding type II toxin-antitoxin system HicA family toxin, with amino-acid sequence MEFGSRADKLIKGLKTFTKTPRDYPRGDVEVVLKSLGFNYSRTHGSHRIYRNQHGDVFEFVGKSHTVDPATVEQLRTWVEKVNR; translated from the coding sequence GTGGAATTTGGATCCAGGGCTGATAAACTGATTAAAGGTTTGAAAACATTCACAAAGACCCCTCGCGATTATCCAAGAGGTGATGTTGAGGTAGTGCTTAAGTCATTGGGCTTTAACTACAGTCGTACGCACGGAAGTCATCGTATTTATAGAAATCAACACGGAGATGTTTTCGAATTTGTGGGTAAGAGTCATACTGTCGACCCTGCTACAGTAGAGCAATTGCGGACTTGGGTTGAAAAAGTAAACAGATAA
- a CDS encoding HIT domain-containing protein — protein sequence MQKEDCIFCKIANSIIPCEFVYETDTLVAFNDINPQAPAHILIVPKDHYEDLNEVSSETLLAQLLLAAKEVAKIKNLQEGYRTIINTGKQSGQEVFHIHVHVLAGKKLGALG from the coding sequence ATGCAAAAGGAAGACTGTATTTTTTGTAAAATCGCAAACAGCATTATACCTTGTGAATTCGTATACGAAACAGACACGCTTGTAGCTTTTAACGATATCAACCCTCAAGCGCCGGCTCATATTCTAATAGTGCCAAAAGACCACTACGAAGACTTAAATGAAGTATCATCAGAAACGCTTTTAGCGCAGCTTCTTCTCGCGGCAAAAGAAGTCGCCAAAATAAAAAACCTGCAAGAAGGCTACAGAACGATTATCAATACAGGCAAGCAGTCCGGGCAGGAAGTTTTTCATATTCATGTCCACGTTCTTGCAGGCAAAAAACTGGGTGCTTTAGGATAA
- the obgE gene encoding GTPase ObgE, which translates to MFIDKVKIKVISGAGGNGMVAWRREKYVDKGGPAGGDGGRGGDIYLVADESISTLLDFKYKSIFKAIAGENGRIKNQHGKCGEDLFIHVPLGTMVRDVYSKKIIADFTHSGEKVMVAKGGRGGRGNARFNTSTRRAPQFCEPGEPAIERELELELKLIADVGLLGLPNAGKSTFISAVSAAKPKIADYPFTTLVPHLGVVKKPDGDGFVMADIPGLIEGASDGVGLGFEFLRHVERTRFLIHLVDITLENPVENYLKINQELKKYGGRLGDIFQITVLNKIDAVDEDTVEKVKKELKEHCEEVFAISAVTGENVDRLMHYVIQKVDEIPPPHFDIEIAEDMDATNNDDSDYSVMKIDKNTFLVRGGKVQRLASVTDTRNPEQIIRLQNILNNMGVFEAIKQLGAKDGDCVIVSHVEFYYYE; encoded by the coding sequence ATGTTTATAGACAAGGTAAAAATAAAAGTCATATCAGGAGCAGGCGGCAACGGCATGGTGGCGTGGCGGCGCGAAAAATACGTTGATAAAGGCGGACCTGCGGGCGGCGACGGCGGCAGAGGCGGAGATATTTATCTTGTAGCTGATGAGTCTATTTCAACTTTGCTTGATTTTAAATACAAATCGATATTTAAAGCGATAGCAGGCGAGAACGGTCGTATCAAAAACCAGCATGGTAAATGCGGAGAGGACTTGTTTATTCATGTTCCTTTAGGCACCATGGTAAGGGATGTTTACAGCAAAAAAATAATAGCCGATTTTACACATAGCGGTGAAAAAGTCATGGTGGCAAAAGGCGGCAGGGGCGGCAGAGGCAACGCAAGATTTAACACTTCTACAAGACGTGCGCCGCAGTTTTGTGAACCGGGGGAACCTGCTATTGAAAGAGAGCTTGAACTTGAGTTAAAACTTATTGCCGATGTGGGGCTTTTAGGCTTGCCAAATGCGGGTAAATCTACGTTTATAAGCGCTGTTTCGGCTGCAAAGCCAAAAATAGCCGATTATCCTTTTACTACTCTTGTTCCCCATTTAGGAGTGGTAAAAAAACCTGACGGGGACGGCTTTGTGATGGCGGATATTCCGGGGTTAATTGAAGGGGCTTCAGATGGTGTAGGGCTGGGGTTTGAGTTTTTAAGGCATGTTGAGCGTACGAGATTTTTAATCCATCTTGTTGATATAACACTTGAAAATCCGGTTGAAAATTACCTTAAAATTAATCAGGAATTAAAAAAATACGGCGGCAGGCTTGGGGATATTTTTCAAATAACGGTTTTAAACAAAATTGACGCTGTTGATGAAGACACCGTAGAAAAGGTAAAAAAAGAGCTAAAAGAACATTGTGAAGAAGTTTTTGCCATATCTGCAGTAACAGGCGAAAATGTAGACCGGTTAATGCATTATGTAATTCAAAAAGTTGATGAAATTCCGCCTCCTCATTTTGATATTGAAATCGCTGAAGATATGGATGCCACTAACAATGATGACAGTGATTATTCTGTTATGAAGATCGATAAAAACACTTTCCTTGTAAGGGGCGGCAAAGTTCAGCGTCTGGCTTCCGTAACCGATACACGCAACCCGGAGCAGATTATACGGCTCCAAAATATTTTGAATAACATGGGTGTATTTGAAGCTATAAAACAACTAGGAGCAAAAGACGGCGATTGTGTGATAGTTTCACATGTAGAGTTTTATTACTATGAATAA
- a CDS encoding alpha-amylase family glycosyl hydrolase, with product MRVLHIFHNPNTINRNRLNAQTDKTALPPNLSPSNTINLNYQNTAYRPVTFGASMQEHLGQGARYLGGGRTKFTIDAPNILNMTVLAAKGDNYNNARSFEMEKRGSKFECIAQGVEPGDKYIYLAVDKNGNVLKLHDPRSDYLPNDILGFKPYADWAEVIDHKAFQWTDEKWMQNRKSKSYGWHLPKDMVMESVHIGLLGGFKEAKKEIDIITENAVANTVRLMPIGEFYGDINWGYDEVNKFAVENAYGRPEDLKEFVNYAHEKGIRVILDIVPNHFGPYGVIVPQLADIFAEGKSTPWGRLLEFNGEKGKYLKSYMTDMLMNWTVNYHIDGFRLDATHYMDSDIGIKDINYEIRSHDETKDVILYPEDMRISRVMANKNQPKVVNDNNWGYDGMTTFDFYKSLLSLAADRQKHEFKPDVRALEHIYKNGIDKSHEHKMLDDPFASNEYKDYCRRNLRQPDLGAENLLINISNHDEIGNEAGGKRNLVNILASRLGMELRCNMNWQQAQWLTFDMIKSYVRCGECLDEDTQRKYGCQNPVSKYEFDREFHNAYALNKLIIGAMFMHASPKEFFMGDERGELAPFKFFCKMPKHAINPHNKMPYIKQIENDKGYPPNEQAFNDSRLNSPEYNAKWVNDGTLNFSKDFANFIKTTPLMHYMDFSNVDTYAHPEKNILEVKYSNPYGEEVIAFMNFSRSSYTNFKLCSTGDVKLREVLNSNDKHYNGNGEQSNRWKKPIYSTSIDIAPYSIAVFEKIKD from the coding sequence ATGAGAGTACTTCATATTTTTCACAATCCTAATACTATAAATCGTAACCGGTTAAATGCCCAAACTGATAAAACAGCTTTGCCTCCGAACCTAAGCCCGTCTAATACAATTAATTTGAATTATCAGAATACGGCTTACAGACCTGTTACTTTTGGTGCTTCGATGCAGGAACATTTGGGGCAGGGGGCAAGATATTTAGGCGGCGGCAGGACAAAATTCACTATTGATGCTCCGAATATTCTAAATATGACGGTGTTAGCGGCTAAAGGCGATAATTATAATAATGCCCGGTCTTTTGAAATGGAAAAAAGGGGCAGCAAATTTGAATGCATTGCACAAGGAGTTGAACCCGGTGATAAATACATATATCTTGCGGTTGACAAAAACGGCAACGTGCTCAAGCTCCATGACCCTAGGTCCGACTATCTGCCAAACGATATTTTGGGGTTCAAGCCGTATGCAGATTGGGCAGAAGTTATTGACCATAAGGCTTTTCAATGGACAGATGAAAAATGGATGCAGAATCGCAAATCCAAATCTTACGGCTGGCATTTGCCGAAAGATATGGTTATGGAATCTGTTCATATAGGACTTTTGGGCGGGTTTAAAGAAGCCAAAAAGGAAATAGATATTATAACCGAAAACGCTGTAGCAAATACCGTAAGATTAATGCCGATAGGTGAATTTTACGGCGATATCAACTGGGGTTATGATGAAGTGAATAAATTCGCCGTAGAAAATGCCTACGGCAGACCCGAGGATTTAAAAGAGTTTGTAAACTATGCACACGAGAAAGGCATTCGTGTAATTTTAGATATTGTGCCAAACCACTTTGGTCCATACGGGGTGATAGTTCCGCAGCTTGCAGATATATTTGCGGAAGGTAAATCAACACCATGGGGCAGACTGCTTGAATTTAACGGAGAAAAAGGCAAATATTTAAAGTCTTATATGACGGATATGTTAATGAACTGGACCGTAAATTATCATATAGACGGTTTCAGGCTTGATGCAACGCATTATATGGATTCCGATATCGGAATAAAGGATATAAATTATGAGATAAGGTCTCATGATGAAACCAAAGATGTAATTTTATACCCTGAAGATATGCGTATATCACGTGTTATGGCTAACAAAAACCAGCCAAAGGTTGTTAACGACAATAACTGGGGTTATGATGGTATGACAACGTTCGATTTTTATAAATCTCTGCTCTCTCTCGCTGCTGACAGACAAAAACACGAATTCAAACCTGATGTCCGTGCGCTTGAGCATATTTATAAAAACGGTATAGACAAGTCCCATGAACATAAAATGCTTGATGACCCTTTTGCGTCAAATGAATATAAAGACTACTGCCGCCGTAATCTTCGTCAACCCGACTTAGGCGCTGAAAATCTTTTAATTAATATATCAAATCACGATGAAATAGGCAACGAAGCCGGCGGCAAAAGGAATTTGGTCAATATTTTGGCTTCCAGACTTGGTATGGAATTGCGATGTAATATGAACTGGCAGCAGGCTCAGTGGCTGACTTTTGATATGATTAAGAGTTACGTACGGTGCGGGGAATGTTTGGATGAAGATACCCAAAGAAAGTACGGCTGCCAAAATCCCGTATCAAAATATGAATTTGACAGGGAATTTCATAACGCTTATGCCTTGAATAAATTGATAATAGGCGCAATGTTTATGCATGCAAGCCCCAAAGAATTCTTTATGGGCGATGAGCGCGGTGAGCTTGCACCGTTTAAATTCTTCTGCAAAATGCCAAAACATGCCATCAATCCTCATAACAAAATGCCTTATATAAAACAAATCGAAAACGATAAAGGCTATCCGCCGAATGAGCAGGCATTTAATGATTCCAGGCTGAACTCTCCGGAATATAACGCTAAATGGGTTAACGACGGAACGTTAAATTTTTCCAAAGACTTTGCAAACTTTATCAAGACTACTCCTCTTATGCACTATATGGATTTTTCAAATGTAGATACTTATGCGCATCCTGAGAAAAATATATTGGAAGTAAAATATTCTAACCCTTACGGGGAAGAGGTCATAGCATTTATGAATTTCAGCCGCAGTTCATATACTAATTTTAAACTTTGTTCAACAGGCGATGTTAAATTAAGAGAAGTCTTAAACAGCAACGATAAGCACTATAACGGAAACGGAGAACAGTCCAATCGTTGGAAAAAACCTATTTACAGCACTTCTATTGATATTGCGCCATATAGTATAGCTGTTTTTGAAAAAATTAAAGATTAA
- a CDS encoding filamentous hemagglutinin N-terminal domain-containing protein yields the protein MRSNKIKKYQKSTLAALLIIFSSNMAFALDASNCINHTSGVNPVTNGAVTTITTTNNIDTFQWNQFNVGSSETAFFQFTQNGQTAVNYLDPGADASAIFGAIKGSTDFVGNVMLFNPNGITLGTGAQITNLNSFFASTNQFDKVSGSNILFKEAAGTNALNVEDVNFSNVNNAFFVAPGVIF from the coding sequence ATGAGAAGCAACAAAATAAAGAAGTATCAAAAATCTACATTGGCAGCACTTTTAATAATTTTTTCATCAAATATGGCATTTGCTTTAGATGCTTCTAATTGTATAAATCATACATCCGGCGTTAATCCTGTTACAAACGGGGCTGTAACCACAATTACAACGACCAATAATATTGATACGTTTCAGTGGAATCAATTTAACGTAGGAAGCAGCGAAACCGCATTCTTTCAATTTACACAAAACGGACAAACTGCCGTTAATTATTTAGACCCGGGAGCGGATGCATCTGCAATCTTCGGCGCCATAAAAGGCTCAACTGATTTTGTCGGAAATGTTATGCTTTTTAACCCCAACGGCATTACGCTAGGAACGGGAGCGCAGATTACAAACTTGAATTCGTTTTTTGCCTCGACAAACCAGTTTGACAAAGTTTCGGGGAGCAATATCTTGTTCAAGGAGGCAGCAGGTACCAATGCGTTAAATGTTGAGGATGTTAATTTTAGCAATGTTAATAACGCATTTTTCGTGGCTCCGGGGGTAATTTTTTAA
- a CDS encoding FAD-linked oxidase C-terminal domain-containing protein, with translation MIKTKENIDKNLIKQFIDILGKENVLTSQEDRLMYSIDSTAVTTDLYLCDYVLFPSSTAQISEIMKLAHKFKIPVTTRGAGTNMAGACVPFEGGIVICTSKMNKIIEIDKQNQTCTVQCGVIVAQLQQAVEEFNLFYPPDPSNLKVSTIGGSIGMSSSGPRTFKYGGTKDYVLGLEVVMADGQILKTGANVIKDVTGLNLTQLFTGSEGILGIVCEVTLRLIPKPQDNRVALIYFDKIDNASSAINAIIAGGITPSVLDIIDQTTMEIIEQFHPAGFLTQNEAALFIEVDGDKSAIEKQISLISAICQDLGSTAQKIANDEIEKQRLWTARRASFGAICKLRPNVLSEDMVVPRTKMPDMIKKTYEIGSKYGLNISIVGHAGDGNFHPHIAFDLRDKEETQRANAAIAEMFECAVAFGGKISGEHGIGRVKAKYLKSSVDPVAFEYMKKIKTLFDPNNILNPGKVFDYEKP, from the coding sequence ATGATAAAAACCAAAGAAAACATAGACAAAAATTTAATAAAACAGTTCATTGATATTTTGGGCAAAGAAAATGTATTAACTTCACAGGAAGACCGCCTGATGTACAGCATTGATTCTACTGCGGTAACGACCGATTTATACTTGTGTGATTATGTTTTATTCCCATCTTCAACCGCTCAAATCAGCGAAATTATGAAACTTGCACATAAGTTCAAAATCCCTGTTACCACAAGAGGCGCCGGCACAAACATGGCGGGAGCCTGCGTTCCGTTTGAAGGCGGAATTGTTATTTGCACTTCTAAAATGAACAAAATTATTGAAATAGACAAACAAAACCAAACCTGCACGGTGCAGTGCGGTGTTATCGTAGCACAGCTGCAGCAAGCGGTTGAAGAATTTAACCTATTCTATCCGCCCGACCCGTCTAACCTAAAAGTGTCCACCATCGGCGGCAGTATAGGAATGTCTTCAAGCGGGCCAAGGACCTTTAAATACGGCGGCACAAAAGATTATGTTTTGGGGCTGGAAGTTGTTATGGCGGACGGTCAAATTCTAAAAACAGGAGCCAACGTTATAAAAGATGTTACAGGACTGAATCTTACCCAGCTTTTCACAGGTTCGGAAGGAATCTTGGGTATAGTTTGCGAAGTAACTCTCAGATTAATACCCAAACCTCAAGATAACCGTGTTGCTCTTATATATTTTGATAAAATCGACAATGCTTCAAGTGCCATCAATGCAATTATTGCCGGAGGAATTACTCCCAGTGTGCTTGATATCATTGACCAAACAACTATGGAAATCATAGAACAGTTCCATCCCGCAGGGTTTTTAACCCAAAATGAAGCGGCACTTTTCATAGAAGTTGACGGCGACAAATCCGCTATAGAAAAACAAATTTCTTTAATCAGCGCTATTTGCCAAGATTTAGGTTCTACAGCCCAAAAAATCGCAAATGATGAAATTGAAAAACAAAGGCTTTGGACGGCAAGGCGGGCGTCCTTTGGAGCTATTTGCAAATTAAGACCCAATGTTTTGTCAGAAGATATGGTTGTGCCCAGAACCAAAATGCCTGATATGATAAAAAAAACTTATGAAATAGGCTCAAAATACGGTCTAAATATAAGTATAGTCGGTCATGCCGGCGACGGCAATTTTCATCCGCATATAGCCTTTGACCTAAGGGACAAAGAAGAAACCCAAAGAGCAAACGCCGCTATAGCAGAAATGTTTGAATGCGCGGTTGCTTTTGGCGGCAAGATTTCGGGTGAACACGGCATCGGCCGTGTTAAAGCAAAATACCTTAAAAGCAGCGTTG